The DNA region AAGCTGTTCAATATTCACGGTTATGAAGACCGCGTGCGCGTCAACATTGCCGACGTGCGCGACGAGTACAGCATGAACTACCTGGTACGTGGTCAGGCCTTCCTCTTCAACCTGGCCGGGCAAGTCAGCCATCTGGACTCGATGCGC from Chloroflexaceae bacterium includes:
- a CDS encoding NAD-dependent epimerase; protein product: GSNLARRLADLGARVTVVDSLIPEYGGKLFNIHGYEDRVRVNIADVRDEYSMNYLVRGQAFLFNLAGQVSHLDSMR